The following coding sequences are from one Parabacteroides pacaensis window:
- the nqrC gene encoding NADH:ubiquinone reductase (Na(+)-transporting) subunit C produces the protein MNRDSNVYTIIYASVMVILVAIVLAFTSQSLKEKQLKNEDIDKMMQILRSIRVQTTAATAEAKYDELIKEAFLVDENGQKIDGDAFSANVVEAFAHHTGLPVFVADIDGQTKYILALRGAGLWGPIWGYISLDDDKNTVYGADFGHQGETPGLGAEITKSSFSEEFYGKKIFNNAGEFSSIAVVKPGKTAEGQDYVDGISGGTITSQGVNKMLYTSLKDYVEFLKSKNQ, from the coding sequence ATGAATAGAGATAGTAACGTATACACTATAATATATGCGTCTGTCATGGTGATTTTGGTAGCTATTGTGCTGGCATTCACTTCGCAGTCGCTTAAAGAAAAGCAATTAAAAAACGAAGATATTGATAAGATGATGCAAATTCTTCGTTCTATCCGTGTACAAACTACTGCAGCCACTGCAGAAGCCAAATATGATGAATTGATTAAAGAAGCTTTTTTGGTAGATGAAAACGGACAAAAAATAGATGGAGATGCTTTTAGTGCGAATGTAGTTGAAGCATTTGCTCATCATACCGGCTTACCTGTATTTGTTGCGGATATAGATGGACAAACAAAATATATTTTGGCTCTGCGCGGGGCAGGGCTTTGGGGACCTATTTGGGGATATATTTCTTTAGATGATGATAAAAATACGGTATATGGCGCGGATTTTGGTCATCAGGGAGAAACACCCGGCTTAGGAGCTGAAATTACCAAGTCTTCTTTCAGTGAAGAATTTTATGGAAAGAAAATCTTTAACAATGCTGGCGAATTTAGTTCGATTGCCGTTGTTAAACCAGGCAAAACAGCAGAAGGTCAAGATTATGTAGATGGTATTTCCGGTGGTACTATTACCAGCCAGGGAGTAAATAAAATGCTTTACACGAGTTTAAAAGACTACGTTGAATTTTTAAAGTCTAAAAATCAGTAA
- a CDS encoding NADH:ubiquinone reductase (Na(+)-transporting) subunit D produces MGQLFSAKNRSVLFGPISKNNPIIVQMIGICSALAVTAKLEPAIVMGISVTIVVAFANVIISLLRNTIPNRIRIIVELVVVAALVTIVSEVLKAFAYDVNKQLSVFVGLIVTNCILMGRLEAFALGNGPWESFLDGVGNGLGYAVLLIAVGFFRELLGSGTLLGYQVIPDAAYQIGYVNNGLMILPPMALIIVAVIIWVHRSKNKDLQEN; encoded by the coding sequence ATGGGACAGTTATTTTCAGCAAAAAATAGATCGGTATTGTTCGGTCCGATAAGTAAGAACAATCCTATAATTGTGCAGATGATCGGTATTTGTTCTGCACTGGCTGTAACAGCGAAACTTGAACCGGCAATTGTAATGGGTATTTCGGTAACGATTGTCGTTGCATTTGCCAATGTGATTATTTCGTTATTACGTAATACGATTCCTAACCGTATTCGCATTATTGTAGAACTGGTAGTAGTTGCAGCTTTGGTAACTATTGTAAGTGAAGTCTTGAAGGCATTTGCTTATGATGTAAACAAGCAACTTTCGGTGTTTGTAGGTTTGATTGTCACCAACTGTATTTTGATGGGACGTCTGGAAGCATTTGCTTTAGGGAACGGCCCATGGGAATCGTTCTTGGATGGAGTAGGCAATGGTTTAGGATATGCCGTATTGTTGATAGCCGTAGGTTTTTTCAGAGAACTACTGGGTTCCGGTACATTATTAGGATACCAGGTAATTCCGGATGCAGCATACCAAATAGGTTATGTGAACAACGGTTTAATGATTTTGCCTCCCATGGCACTTATCATTGTTGCCGTGATTATTTGGGTTCATCGTTCTAAAAACAAAGATCTTCAGGAAAATTAA
- the nqrE gene encoding NADH:ubiquinone reductase (Na(+)-transporting) subunit E, which yields MDQIFSIFVRSIFVDNMVFAYYLGMCSFLAVSKNVKTAVGLGMAVTFVLVCTLPINYLLENYVLKSGALSWLGEDFGNVDLSFLSLIIFIAVVASFTQLVEMAVEKFSPSLYASLGIFLPLIAVNCAILGGSLFMQQREFPNIAIATSYGLGSGIGWMLAIVGMAAVREKLQYSDIPKPLKGLGITFIITGLMGIAFMSFSGIKI from the coding sequence ATGGATCAAATATTTAGCATTTTTGTACGTTCCATATTTGTAGACAACATGGTGTTTGCATACTATTTAGGTATGTGCTCTTTCCTGGCTGTCTCAAAGAATGTAAAAACAGCTGTCGGGCTTGGTATGGCTGTAACTTTCGTACTGGTTTGTACTTTGCCTATTAATTACCTGCTCGAAAATTACGTATTGAAAAGTGGAGCTCTCAGTTGGTTAGGGGAAGATTTTGGAAATGTAGACTTAAGTTTCCTTAGCTTAATCATATTTATTGCAGTGGTTGCTTCCTTCACGCAATTAGTAGAAATGGCAGTCGAAAAATTTAGTCCCTCGTTATATGCTTCATTAGGTATCTTTTTACCTCTGATTGCTGTAAACTGTGCCATTTTAGGAGGATCGTTGTTTATGCAACAAAGAGAATTTCCCAATATCGCTATAGCTACGTCGTACGGATTAGGTTCCGGTATCGGTTGGATGCTGGCAATTGTCGGTATGGCTGCTGTACGTGAAAAACTTCAATATTCAGATATTCCTAAGCCTTTAAAAGGACTAGGTATTACTTTTATTATTACAGGGTTAATGGGTATTGCTTTCATGAGTTTCTCTGGTATTAAGATTTAA
- the nqrF gene encoding NADH:ubiquinone reductase (Na(+)-transporting) subunit F, translated as MILAISTTTILMSVIVFLLMILILVILLLVAKAKLVPSGNVKMVVNGEKDIETPIGNTLLGALQSGGIFLSSACGGGGKCGQCRAQVLEGGGEILPTEKGFFSRKQIKDHWRLACQTKVKEDMTVQVPEEVFGVKEWECEVISNKNVATFIKEFIVALPKGEHMDFKPGSYAQIKIPAYSMDYDKDIDKSSIGDAYLPAWEKFGLFTLKCKNDEPTIRAYSMANYPAEGDRIMLTVRIATPPFKPKPQVGFQDVMPGIASSYIFTLKPGDKVIMSGPYGDFHPILDSKREMMWVGGGAGMAPLRAQIMHMTKTLHTTDRKMSYFYGARALNEVFYLEDFLQLEKDFPNFSFHLALDRPDPVADAAGVKYTAGFVHQVIYNTYLKDHEAPEDIEYYMCGPGPMSKAVENMLDDLGVPREMLHFDDFGA; from the coding sequence ATGATATTAGCAATTTCGACCACGACGATCCTGATGAGTGTCATTGTTTTCCTTTTGATGATACTTATTCTGGTTATTTTGTTGTTGGTAGCTAAAGCAAAACTAGTGCCATCCGGCAATGTAAAGATGGTAGTGAATGGAGAAAAGGATATAGAAACACCGATTGGCAATACTTTGCTGGGAGCGTTGCAAAGCGGTGGAATCTTTTTATCATCTGCTTGTGGTGGCGGAGGAAAATGTGGCCAATGTCGTGCCCAGGTATTAGAAGGAGGTGGTGAAATATTACCTACGGAAAAAGGCTTCTTTTCCCGTAAGCAAATTAAAGACCATTGGCGTTTGGCTTGTCAAACAAAAGTAAAGGAAGATATGACCGTTCAAGTCCCGGAAGAAGTATTTGGTGTGAAAGAATGGGAATGTGAAGTAATCAGCAATAAAAATGTGGCTACTTTTATCAAAGAGTTTATTGTTGCTTTGCCGAAAGGGGAACATATGGACTTCAAGCCCGGTTCGTATGCTCAGATAAAAATTCCCGCTTATTCTATGGATTATGACAAAGACATAGATAAAAGTTCTATAGGGGATGCTTATTTGCCGGCATGGGAAAAGTTCGGACTTTTCACTTTGAAATGTAAAAATGACGAACCAACCATCCGTGCTTACTCCATGGCGAATTATCCTGCCGAAGGCGACCGGATTATGTTGACAGTCCGTATTGCCACTCCTCCTTTTAAACCTAAACCACAAGTAGGTTTTCAAGATGTGATGCCCGGTATAGCTTCTTCTTATATCTTTACACTTAAACCGGGTGATAAAGTAATCATGAGCGGGCCTTATGGCGATTTCCATCCTATTCTGGATTCTAAGAGAGAAATGATGTGGGTAGGAGGTGGAGCCGGTATGGCCCCGTTACGTGCACAAATCATGCACATGACAAAAACTTTGCATACTACCGACCGGAAGATGTCCTATTTCTATGGTGCACGTGCTTTGAATGAAGTATTCTATTTGGAAGATTTCTTACAATTGGAAAAAGATTTCCCGAATTTCTCTTTCCATTTGGCACTTGACCGTCCTGATCCTGTAGCTGATGCTGCCGGAGTAAAATATACCGCCGGTTTTGTTCATCAGGTAATTTATAATACATATCTAAAGGACCATGAAGCTCCGGAAGATATCGAATATTATATGTGTGGACCGGGCCCTATGTCGAAAGCTGTAGAGAATATGCTGGATGATTTGGGTGTTCCGCGTGAAATGTTACATTTTGATGATTTTGGTGCTTAA
- a CDS encoding GH92 family glycosyl hydrolase, with product MKKQVMMLMLCSTIVVTAQKPVEYVNPFIGTTNYGTTNPGAVCPNGLMSVVPFNVMGSQENRFDKDSRWWSTPYEHTNSYFTGYSHVNLSGVGCPEMGSLLLMPTTGELKVDYKEYGSPYKEEVAHPGYYSNILTKYGIKTEVTATTRTGLSRFIFPKGESNILLNLGEGLTNETGATVKMVSDTEIEGSKLLGTFCYNPQAVFPIYFVMKVSKAPKQMGYWKKQREMKGVEANWDMYSGKYKLYTKYTREMSGDDIGVWFTFDTDNQEAIEVKMGVSFVSIENARLNMHTEQPGFNFDEVASAARAQWNKELSRILVEGGTKEDKAIFYTGLYHLLIHPSILQDVNGEYPAMESLKTLKTQGNRYTVFSLWDTYRNVHPLLSLVYPDKQIEMVRTMIDMYKENGWLPKWELFGRETFTMEGDPSIPVIVDTYFRGLRDFDVETAYEAMKKGATTPGEFNLMRPDANDYFVKGYVPLRETFDNSVSHALEYYIADWNLSRFADMLGKKEEAKLFYNRSMGYKHYYDKEFGTLRPILPDGTFYSPFDPLQGLNFEPSPGFHEGNAWNYTFYVPHDIQGLATLMGGKKKFVEKLQSVFDKKYFDMANESDIAYPYLFTYFKGEEWRTQKLVHELLKEYFHNAPKGIPGNDDTGTMSAWAVFSMMGFYPACPGNMEYTLTSPSFDKVTIKLDTKYYPKDKLVITTDKHPEENIYIRNIEVGGKKHNKYFLSHQKLVNAGEIHFVLKAMR from the coding sequence ATGAAAAAACAAGTAATGATGCTCATGCTCTGTAGCACGATAGTAGTTACGGCTCAGAAACCCGTAGAATATGTAAACCCGTTTATCGGCACCACAAATTATGGTACTACAAACCCAGGTGCCGTTTGTCCTAACGGTTTAATGTCGGTAGTCCCTTTTAATGTAATGGGATCTCAAGAGAATCGATTTGATAAAGACAGCCGATGGTGGTCTACTCCTTATGAACATACCAATAGTTATTTCACAGGGTATTCCCACGTAAATTTAAGTGGAGTAGGATGTCCGGAAATGGGCAGCTTATTATTAATGCCCACAACAGGAGAATTAAAGGTCGATTATAAAGAATATGGCAGTCCTTATAAAGAAGAAGTAGCTCATCCCGGATATTATTCGAATATACTTACTAAATATGGAATTAAGACGGAAGTTACGGCAACAACCCGTACCGGTTTAAGCCGTTTTATTTTTCCGAAAGGAGAAAGTAATATTTTGCTTAATTTAGGAGAAGGACTTACCAATGAAACCGGAGCGACCGTGAAGATGGTAAGTGATACGGAAATTGAAGGAAGTAAATTATTAGGAACATTTTGTTACAATCCGCAAGCTGTTTTTCCCATTTATTTTGTAATGAAAGTAAGTAAAGCCCCCAAACAGATGGGATATTGGAAAAAGCAACGGGAAATGAAAGGAGTGGAAGCCAACTGGGACATGTATTCCGGAAAGTATAAGCTTTATACGAAATATACCCGCGAAATGAGTGGAGATGATATTGGAGTTTGGTTTACTTTCGACACAGATAACCAGGAAGCCATCGAGGTAAAGATGGGGGTTTCTTTTGTTAGTATAGAAAATGCCCGTTTGAACATGCATACCGAACAACCCGGTTTTAACTTCGACGAAGTTGCGTCTGCTGCCCGTGCACAATGGAACAAGGAACTTTCCCGCATATTGGTAGAAGGAGGAACAAAAGAAGATAAAGCCATCTTTTATACAGGCTTATATCATTTATTAATTCATCCGAGTATTTTGCAAGATGTAAATGGGGAATATCCGGCTATGGAATCATTGAAGACCCTGAAAACGCAAGGCAATCGCTATACTGTATTTTCTTTATGGGATACTTACCGGAATGTTCATCCCTTATTGTCATTGGTTTATCCGGATAAACAAATTGAAATGGTACGGACTATGATCGATATGTATAAAGAAAACGGTTGGTTGCCGAAATGGGAATTATTCGGAAGAGAAACTTTTACTATGGAAGGAGATCCGTCCATTCCGGTAATTGTAGATACTTATTTTAGAGGATTACGGGATTTTGATGTGGAAACAGCTTATGAAGCCATGAAAAAAGGAGCAACCACTCCGGGTGAATTTAATTTAATGCGTCCTGATGCGAACGATTATTTTGTAAAAGGATATGTTCCGTTAAGAGAAACGTTTGATAACTCCGTCTCTCATGCTTTGGAATATTATATTGCTGATTGGAATTTGTCCCGTTTTGCCGATATGCTGGGAAAGAAAGAGGAGGCAAAATTATTTTATAATCGCTCTATGGGATATAAACATTATTATGATAAAGAGTTCGGCACGCTTCGGCCTATTCTGCCGGACGGTACTTTTTATTCACCGTTTGATCCTTTACAAGGATTGAATTTTGAACCGAGTCCCGGCTTTCATGAAGGAAATGCTTGGAATTATACATTTTATGTGCCTCATGATATACAAGGACTGGCTACATTAATGGGAGGAAAGAAAAAGTTTGTAGAAAAATTACAGAGTGTATTCGACAAAAAATATTTTGATATGGCTAATGAGTCTGATATCGCTTATCCTTATTTGTTTACCTATTTCAAAGGAGAAGAGTGGAGAACCCAGAAATTAGTTCATGAATTATTGAAGGAATATTTTCATAATGCCCCGAAGGGAATTCCGGGGAATGATGATACAGGGACTATGTCTGCCTGGGCGGTATTTAGCATGATGGGATTTTATCCTGCCTGTCCGGGCAATATGGAGTATACTTTAACTTCTCCATCTTTTGATAAGGTGACAATTAAGTTAGATACTAAATATTATCCGAAGGATAAACTGGTAATTACAACAGATAAGCATCCGGAAGAAAATATTTATATTAGGAATATAGAAGTAGGAGGGAAGAAACATAACAAGTATTTCCTGTCTCATCAAAAGTTGGTAAATGCAGGAGAGATCCATTTTGTTTTAAAAGCGATGAGATAA
- a CDS encoding 3-keto-disaccharide hydrolase, producing the protein MKRKYFIGAALALAALLVTPNNIKSQTIDLFNGKDLNNWKFVLENNSKKPTEVFSVKNGLIHISGTPFGYMYTKEKYSNFRLHVEWMYPIEATNSGIFLFVQDEEKVWPNAVECNLQAGNTGTFVLLGGSDIAEYKSKPGEKRPEFPVVMKLHDSVEMPVREWNSADITCDNGNITVYINGVYINHGTNSKNKSGHIALQSEGKDILFRNVRITPLK; encoded by the coding sequence ATGAAAAGAAAGTATTTTATCGGTGCAGCCTTGGCTTTAGCTGCTTTGTTGGTTACGCCCAACAATATAAAGTCACAAACCATTGATTTATTTAATGGAAAAGATTTGAATAACTGGAAATTTGTTCTCGAAAACAATTCTAAAAAGCCAACGGAAGTGTTCTCTGTAAAGAATGGCTTGATCCATATATCAGGTACGCCTTTCGGATATATGTATACCAAAGAGAAATATAGTAACTTTCGCTTGCATGTAGAATGGATGTATCCGATAGAAGCTACTAACAGTGGTATTTTCTTGTTTGTACAAGATGAGGAAAAAGTATGGCCTAATGCTGTGGAATGTAACTTACAGGCTGGGAATACGGGAACTTTCGTACTATTAGGGGGCTCTGATATAGCTGAATATAAAAGTAAACCGGGTGAAAAGCGTCCGGAGTTTCCTGTTGTCATGAAATTACACGATTCTGTGGAAATGCCTGTAAGGGAATGGAATAGCGCGGATATTACTTGTGATAATGGCAACATAACTGTATATATCAATGGAGTTTATATCAACCACGGCACAAATTCTAAAAATAAAAGCGGACATATAGCTTTACAAAGTGAAGGGAAAGATATTCTTTTCCGGAATGTACGGATTACTCCTCTTAAATAG
- a CDS encoding Nramp family divalent metal transporter, protein MSLLQKLKINHKPASGALDLLKYIGPGLLVTVGFIDPGNWATNLAAGAEFGYALLWVVTFSSVMLIIIQHNVAHLGIVTGLCLAEATTKYMPRKLSQPILGSAILASISTSLAEILGGAIALRMLFGLPIRAGAVIVTVACLIMLFSNTYKKIERWIIMFVSIIGLSFLYELILVDVNWNEAVRGWITPTFPENSMIIIMGVLGAVVMPHNLFLHSEVIQSREWNLENEEVIKKQLKYEFYDTLFAMTIGWAINSAMVILAASTFFKEKIAVNELDQAQQLLVPLVGNNAGVIFAGALLLAGISSTITSGIAGASIFAGFFGEAYQPKDLHTKIGMLVSFLPALVLIFVVGDPFRGLIISQMFLSVQLPITVFTQVYLTSSKKVMGEYVNTKSTTILLLALGTMVTLLNVVLLISLF, encoded by the coding sequence ATGAGCTTGTTACAAAAACTCAAAATTAATCACAAACCAGCTTCCGGCGCACTGGATTTATTAAAATATATTGGCCCCGGCCTGCTTGTTACCGTGGGTTTTATAGATCCGGGAAATTGGGCTACGAATCTTGCTGCCGGAGCAGAGTTCGGATATGCCCTTTTATGGGTGGTCACCTTTTCTTCTGTTATGTTGATTATTATCCAGCACAATGTTGCCCATCTGGGGATCGTGACAGGTCTGTGCCTGGCGGAAGCAACTACGAAATACATGCCTAGAAAATTAAGCCAGCCAATCTTAGGGTCTGCTATTTTAGCTAGTATCTCTACTTCTTTGGCCGAGATCCTGGGGGGAGCTATTGCTCTCCGGATGCTTTTCGGGCTGCCCATCAGGGCCGGAGCCGTGATTGTTACTGTGGCTTGCCTGATCATGCTGTTCTCCAATACTTATAAAAAAATCGAACGGTGGATTATTATGTTTGTTTCCATTATCGGCCTTTCTTTTCTCTACGAATTGATTTTAGTAGATGTTAATTGGAATGAAGCTGTTCGCGGATGGATTACTCCTACTTTTCCGGAAAATTCAATGATCATTATTATGGGTGTGTTAGGGGCTGTGGTAATGCCGCATAATCTTTTCCTCCATTCCGAAGTAATTCAAAGTCGCGAATGGAATTTAGAAAATGAAGAAGTGATTAAGAAACAACTTAAATACGAGTTTTACGATACTCTATTTGCGATGACTATAGGATGGGCTATCAACTCGGCGATGGTGATTCTGGCTGCTTCCACTTTCTTTAAAGAGAAAATTGCAGTAAATGAACTGGATCAGGCTCAACAATTGCTTGTTCCTCTGGTAGGTAACAATGCAGGGGTAATTTTTGCCGGTGCACTTTTGCTGGCGGGTATTTCGTCTACTATTACGTCTGGTATTGCCGGAGCTTCCATTTTTGCAGGTTTTTTCGGAGAGGCTTACCAACCGAAAGATTTACACACCAAAATAGGGATGTTGGTATCTTTCTTGCCTGCCTTGGTACTTATCTTTGTTGTAGGTGATCCTTTTAGGGGCCTTATTATTTCCCAGATGTTCTTAAGCGTGCAATTGCCTATTACCGTATTTACGCAGGTTTATCTTACCTCTTCCAAAAAAGTAATGGGTGAATACGTTAATACTAAATCTACCACAATTTTATTGCTGGCTTTAGGGACCATGGTTACCTTACTAAATGTGGTATTATTAATAAGCCTCTTTTAA
- a CDS encoding sensor histidine kinase, producing MLRFYFQTLTLLLLLLLGSTVGGTYFAMTGKAAEAMLCGLAGLIIIVFLYKLYNRNARKVAFMFDAIDNDDYTFKFPPATLTKSDNKVNLTLNRIKDILLKAKADAIEKEKYHEIILNCVNTGILVVDDKGYVFQTNNEAHRLLGLSVLTHLAQLKKLDEKLPALFSSIKSGEKLQTSFSNERDHVHLAVRASSIILRNKHFRIIAINDINKELDEKEIDSWIRLIRVLTHEIMNSVTPITSISDTLLELHSGADEEIRHGLEVISTTGKNLISFVESYRRFTRIPIPEPTLFYVGKFISRMVELAQHNDHYPNITIETDVRPADLIIYADEKLISQVMLNLLKNAMQAIGPTIRGGEILIKAYCNADEEVLVEVSNNGPLIPEEIADHIFIPFFTTKERGSGIGLSISRQIMRLSGGSITLKTSPVPANKQTTFVLTFK from the coding sequence ATGCTGAGATTCTATTTCCAAACGCTTACTCTCCTGCTTCTCCTGTTACTGGGAAGTACTGTAGGAGGCACTTACTTTGCTATGACCGGTAAAGCCGCCGAAGCTATGTTATGCGGATTGGCCGGTTTAATAATTATCGTGTTTCTTTATAAATTGTATAACCGGAATGCCCGGAAAGTCGCTTTTATGTTCGATGCGATCGATAACGACGATTATACGTTCAAATTTCCTCCGGCAACCTTAACAAAGAGTGATAACAAAGTGAATCTCACCCTTAACCGAATCAAAGATATTTTGCTGAAGGCGAAAGCAGATGCCATTGAAAAAGAGAAGTATCACGAAATTATCTTGAATTGCGTAAACACCGGCATCTTGGTAGTAGATGATAAAGGGTATGTTTTTCAAACAAACAACGAAGCTCATCGTTTATTAGGTCTTTCGGTATTAACTCATCTTGCTCAGTTGAAGAAACTGGATGAAAAGCTGCCTGCTCTTTTTTCTTCCATAAAATCCGGGGAAAAGTTACAAACTTCCTTTTCAAATGAACGCGATCATGTACATTTGGCTGTTCGTGCCTCTTCTATTATACTTCGTAACAAGCATTTCCGTATTATTGCCATAAATGATATAAACAAGGAATTGGACGAAAAAGAGATAGATTCCTGGATCCGGTTGATACGTGTCCTGACCCATGAAATAATGAATTCCGTTACCCCCATTACTTCTATAAGTGATACTTTGTTGGAACTGCATAGCGGGGCTGATGAAGAAATCCGTCATGGGCTGGAGGTAATCAGCACTACGGGAAAAAACCTTATTTCATTCGTCGAATCGTATCGCCGTTTCACCCGTATTCCTATACCTGAACCTACTTTGTTCTATGTCGGGAAGTTCATCTCCCGGATGGTGGAATTAGCTCAACACAACGACCATTATCCCAACATTACGATTGAAACGGATGTCCGGCCTGCCGATTTAATCATTTATGCAGACGAAAAGCTCATTTCCCAAGTCATGCTCAATTTGCTAAAAAATGCCATGCAAGCTATCGGTCCCACTATCCGGGGAGGGGAAATCCTGATAAAGGCTTATTGTAACGCAGACGAAGAGGTGCTGGTGGAGGTAAGCAATAACGGGCCTCTTATTCCTGAAGAAATTGCCGATCATATATTTATTCCTTTTTTTACTACCAAAGAAAGAGGGTCCGGCATCGGGCTTTCTATCTCCCGGCAAATTATGCGCCTTTCCGGAGGAAGTATTACCCTGAAAACATCTCCTGTCCCTGCCAATAAACAAACGACGTTTGTCCTTACATTTAAATAA
- a CDS encoding sigma-54-dependent transcriptional regulator yields the protein MDKQGTVVIVDDNKAILEAAQMLLNTNFSKVITMNSPNTLLTMLGQMDVDIVLMDMNFSAGINNGNEGLYWLKEVKKHAPTVEVILFTAYADIDLAVKGIKEGATDFIVKPWNNTKLLSTLRSAYELRKKKLCDEETNATKNEIPNEPSMYWGESEIMLKLYSLVKKVSQTDANILITGENGTGKEMLAREIHKFSNRKNEPLVCVDMGAITETLFESELFGHVKGAFTDAHADRKGLFEIASGGSLFLDEIGNLPYHLQAKLLTAIQRRAVLRVGSSRSVPVNIRLICATNKNLQKMVDRGTFREDLLYRINTIHIEIPPLRERRLDILPLAEMFIARYAEKYNKENCRISPEAAGKLMAYPWYGNIRELEHTIEKAVIISEGNVLKADSFTFQKKDDATGKAIATLEEMEKEMIRKAIDKFQGNLSSVAGELGISRQTLYNKMKKYEI from the coding sequence ATGGACAAACAGGGAACAGTAGTAATAGTAGATGATAACAAAGCCATTCTGGAAGCGGCACAAATGTTGTTAAACACTAACTTTAGCAAAGTAATTACGATGAACTCGCCCAACACTCTTCTAACTATGCTCGGCCAGATGGATGTAGATATCGTACTGATGGATATGAATTTCTCTGCCGGCATCAATAACGGAAACGAAGGATTATATTGGCTGAAGGAGGTAAAAAAACATGCTCCTACTGTTGAAGTAATCTTATTTACAGCGTATGCAGATATCGACTTGGCTGTAAAAGGAATAAAAGAAGGAGCAACGGATTTTATTGTTAAACCCTGGAATAACACCAAATTATTGTCTACTTTACGTTCGGCATACGAACTGCGAAAAAAGAAATTGTGTGACGAAGAAACCAACGCTACTAAAAATGAAATTCCCAACGAGCCTTCTATGTACTGGGGGGAAAGTGAAATCATGCTCAAGCTCTACTCATTAGTAAAAAAGGTATCGCAAACAGATGCTAATATTCTTATCACGGGGGAAAACGGAACGGGAAAGGAAATGCTCGCCCGCGAGATTCATAAATTTTCCAACCGAAAAAATGAACCGCTGGTGTGCGTAGATATGGGTGCTATTACCGAAACACTTTTCGAAAGCGAATTATTCGGACATGTAAAAGGAGCCTTTACCGATGCACATGCCGACCGGAAAGGCTTGTTTGAAATAGCTAGCGGGGGTTCTCTTTTTCTGGATGAAATAGGGAACTTGCCTTATCATCTTCAAGCGAAATTACTTACCGCTATTCAACGCCGTGCTGTCTTGCGGGTAGGAAGTTCACGGTCTGTCCCCGTAAATATCCGGCTCATCTGCGCAACGAATAAAAATTTACAGAAAATGGTAGACAGGGGTACTTTCCGGGAAGACTTGCTTTACCGCATTAACACGATTCATATTGAAATTCCGCCTCTCCGGGAAAGACGTTTGGATATTTTGCCTTTGGCGGAGATGTTCATTGCCCGTTATGCGGAAAAATATAATAAAGAAAATTGCCGGATCAGCCCGGAAGCTGCCGGGAAGTTAATGGCTTATCCGTGGTACGGCAATATCCGGGAATTGGAACATACGATTGAAAAAGCCGTGATCATCAGTGAAGGGAATGTATTAAAGGCGGATAGTTTCACTTTCCAGAAAAAAGACGATGCTACCGGAAAGGCTATTGCTACTTTGGAAGAAATGGAAAAAGAAATGATACGGAAGGCGATCGATAAATTTCAAGGTAACCTTTCTTCTGTTGCCGGCGAACTAGGAATCAGCCGCCAGACGCTTTATAACAAAATGAAAAAATATGAGATATAA